From Rhododendron vialii isolate Sample 1 chromosome 7a, ASM3025357v1:
CACTATTCCATCTCAAGTAGGTCAAGTTCCTGGACATAAGATGTCTCAGGTTTTGGCTCCGACCCCAGCATCTAGGGGATTTGTGCCGGTTACTAGTGCAGGAGTCCAAAGACCTGGCATGGGCCCAACACAGCCTTCCAGCCCGATTCAGCCAGCACAAGTTCAACCAGCCATAACTCCTGCCTCACCCCCGCCTACAGTACAGACAGTTGATACGTCAAATGTGCCTGGTAAcggtgtttctttttcttttgttttacgTTTCGTGATTTTTTAGTTAGACTCGTGGCTTTACAGGTTTCAATCCTTTATTTTGCAATGATGCACTTTCAAATATGTTGATGcgtatttttttcaaacttgtGGAATGAACCAGATAGGGATAAGTGCTAAACCTATTTAATGATAAAAAAGGATGTAATTTTTAGGAAATTATGATTTCAAATCTTTatattttggagaaaataaaaaaaattactgcaGAGATACTTCCTCATCTAGTGTGTGTTGTTCTGCTCATTTGTAAACAATGTTCTTCAACCCAGCAAAGACCTGTCATTATTACCTTGACGCGGCTTTTTAATGAGACATCAGAAGCACTGGGAGGTTCACGTACAAATCCAGGTATGAAGCGGGAAATCGAGGATAACTCACGGAAAAGAGGTGCCTTGTTTGCCAAGCTTAACAGTGGGGACATCTCCAAAAATGCCTCTGAAAAGCTTGTCCAGCTTTGTCAGTCTTTGGACAATGGTGATTTCGGTACTGCCCTTCAAATCCAGGTACCACTCCTACCTTAATTTCTTTGCAATAAATCAACTTAACTAAAATCATTTTCCCCCTATTATGTCTTTTGTCTTCCTGTTTTGATCCTTGCATTTATCCTGCCTTGCACAGGTGCAACTTACCGCTAGCGACTGGGATGAGTGCAATTTCTGGCTTGCAAAACTTAAACGAATGATCAAGACTCGGCAAAGTGTGAGATGAATTAGAACGGTAAATTTCACCCAGCATTAGAATTGGAGCTTGAAACTCATTGCTTGTGGTTCTCTGCCGGGGCTCTAATACCTTTATGTATACAAGAACACGCATTTTCAGTTAGGTTACAGCAGGTTTATGGTTCCAGTTTCTTGGTGTTTTAAAAGCAGTAAACAGATGGAAGTTCTCAGGACATTCGTGGTCTTTGCTGATTAGTTTACAGTTATATTTTGTAGTGTGTAGAAATAGATATTAGAATTAATTAGTCATAAGTTTTTTGTCCACAGTCCATGCATTAAGTTG
This genomic window contains:
- the LOC131334697 gene encoding protein transport protein SEC31 homolog B-like isoform X1 → MISNLYILEKIKKITAEILPHLVCVVLLICKQCSSTQQRPVIITLTRLFNETSEALGGSRTNPGMKREIEDNSRKRGALFAKLNSGDISKNASEKLVQLCQSLDNGDFGTALQIQVQLTASDWDECNFWLAKLKRMIKTRQSVR
- the LOC131334697 gene encoding protein transport protein SEC31 homolog B-like isoform X2, yielding MISNLYILEKIKKITAEILPHLVCVVLLICKQCSSTQQRPVIITLTRLFNETSEALGGSRTNPGMKREIEDNSRKRGALFAKLNSGDISKNASEKLVQLCQSLDNGDFGTALQIQVQLTASDWDDQDSAKCEMN